CGCCGCGGGGAGGAGGTCCTCCTCGTGAAGATCCTCGGCAACATCGACGCCTTCGACGGCCACACCGGCGCCGAGATGCGCCGGCTCGGCACGTATCTGGGCGCCACACCGATGGTCATCGGACTCAGAACGCGGGACGAGGAACTCAAACCGGGCGTCACCTACTTCCGCCACGGCGTCCCGGTGCTCTCGCCCGACACCGCCATGGATCTGTTCGTCGAGGGGGTCCCGCCGCTCATCTACGCGGCGCCGGGCGGCCTCTACGTCAACATCGACAGCGAAGTCCTCGCGGACGCCCGCGAGGACCGCGACTGGTCGCTCGGGCGGCTGGCCAACGAGCTCGGCGTCTCCAGACGGACGGTCTCGAAGTACGAGGACGGCATGGACGCCTCCGTCGAGGTCGCCAGCCAGCTCCAGGAACTGTTCGACGAACCGCTCACCTCGCCCGTCGAGGTGCTGGAGGGCGCCGACGAAGTACGGGAGGACGAGGAGACGCCCGACGACCCCGAGGTCGACCCCGAGGACGAGCCCATCGTCGCCGTCCTCACCCGCGTCGGCTTCGACGTCCACCCCACGGACCGAGCGCCGTTCAAGACCGTCAGCGAGAACGAACGCCGCGAGGAAGAGATGCTGACCGGTCACTCCGAGCTCACGAAGACCGCGGAGAAGCGCGCCCGCATCATGTCCTCGGTGGGCAGGGTCACCCGGACCCGGTC
This DNA window, taken from Halosimplex litoreum, encodes the following:
- a CDS encoding transcriptional regulator, coding for MSRSALVGNVTAMLEDAGFVVSERCAIRPKSFDVAARRGEEVLLVKILGNIDAFDGHTGAEMRRLGTYLGATPMVIGLRTRDEELKPGVTYFRHGVPVLSPDTAMDLFVEGVPPLIYAAPGGLYVNIDSEVLADAREDRDWSLGRLANELGVSRRTVSKYEDGMDASVEVASQLQELFDEPLTSPVEVLEGADEVREDEETPDDPEVDPEDEPIVAVLTRVGFDVHPTDRAPFKTVSENERREEEMLTGHSELTKTAEKRARIMSSVGRVTRTRSVYVVERATRKSVEGTAIVEESEMENIQEADELRDIIRERADIEGSSA